One genomic segment of Entelurus aequoreus isolate RoL-2023_Sb linkage group LG25, RoL_Eaeq_v1.1, whole genome shotgun sequence includes these proteins:
- the LOC133642885 gene encoding arf-GAP with dual PH domain-containing protein 2-like isoform X1 has product MANWEQNKRILQELVKLPQNSHCADCGAPDPDWASYKLGLFVCLNCSGIHRNLSSRVKSIKLDNWEDELVELMKSNGNARATALYEKALPPYYYRPQQTDSAVLREQWIRAKYERKEFTGETKYPPPFYTTGFYEGMLWKKGKVKSQFLKRKFVLSEPDFTLLYYNKENESKGPKAVIAIKDLNVTFQPEKIGHPHGMQITYLNRVHTRNLFVYHESPEEIVTWYNALRAVRYKYLKTAYPTATEADLISNIMHNYPKEGYMEKTGPLQKEPFKKRWFILDSHNRKLLYFKGRLDAEELGVIFIGTENNSYSVSDCAPKHTRGNKWKSGITMETPDRQFVFMCQHEEEQREWLDALGQVISRPMVPQDYASKHIKKSNLAIMFQNKIKDRRTVYACTFFACLCS; this is encoded by the exons ATGGCAAACTGGGAGCAAAACAAACGGATCCTACAGGAGCTGGTGAAGCTGCCGCAGAACAGCCACTGTGCAGACTGCGGAGCACCGG ATCCAGACTGGGCGTCTTACAAGttgggtttgtttgtctgtttaaaCTGTTCTGGCATTCATCGCAACCTATCCAGCCGAGTCAAGTCCATAAAGCTTGACAACTGGGAAGATGAACTTGTTGAG TTAATGAAATCAAATGGCAATGCCAGAGCCACAGCTTTATACGAAAAAGCACTTCCTCCTTACTACTACCGGCCGCAGCAGACTGACTCTGC CGTTTTAAGAGAGCAGTGGATCCGGGCCAAATATGAACGAAAGGAATTTACAGGAGAAACCAAGTATCCACCTCCATTTTATACCACAG GCTTCTATGAAGGGATGCTGTGGAAGAAAGGAAAGGTGAAGTCACAGTTTCTAAAGAGGAAGTTTGTTCTGTCAGAGCCAGATTTTACTCTGCTTTACTACAACAAGGAAAAT GAGTCCAAAGGCCCAAAAGCCGTCATCGCTATCAAGGACCTGAACGTGACTTTTCAACCAGAGAAGATAGGTCATCCCCATGGGATGCAGATTACTTACCTCAACAGAGTCCACACTAGGAATCTTTTTGTTTATCATGAGAGTCCTGAG GAAATAGTCACATGGTACAACGCCCTTCGTGCCGTTCGCTATAAGTACCTAAAGACAGCGTACCCCACCGCAACCGAAGCAGAT CTGATAAGCAATATTATGCACAATTACCCCAAAGAGGGATACATGGAAAAGACAGGGCCTTTG caAAAGGAGCCTTTCAAAAAAAGATGGTTTATTTTGGACTCTCATAACAGGAAGTTGCTCTACTTCAAAGGCCGGTTG GACGCAGAAGAGCTTGGGGTCATCTTCATTGGCACAGAAAACAACAGTTACTCTGTTAGCGACTGTGCTCCCAAACACACACGTGGAAACAAATGGAAGTCTggcatcaccatggagacgcCCGACCGGCAGTTTGTGTTTATGTGCCAGCACGAGGAGGAACAGAGAGAGTGGCTGGATGCCCTCGGGCAGGTCATATCCAGGCCCATGGTACCACAGGATTACGCCAGTAAGCATATCAAGAAGAGTAATTTGGCAATAATGTTCCAGAATAAAATCAAAGATAGGCGTACTGTGTATGCATGCACATTTTTTGCTTGTCTTTGCAGCTGA
- the LOC133642885 gene encoding arf-GAP with dual PH domain-containing protein 2-like isoform X3, translating to MANWEQNKRILQELVKLPQNSHCADCGAPDPDWASYKLGLFVCLNCSGIHRNLSSRVKSIKLDNWEDELVELMKSNGNARATALYEKALPPYYYRPQQTDSAVLREQWIRAKYERKEFTGETKYPPPFYTTGFYEGMLWKKGKVKSQFLKRKFVLSEPDFTLLYYNKENESKGPKAVIAIKDLNVTFQPEKIGHPHGMQITYLNRVHTRNLFVYHESPEEIVTWYNALRAVRYKYLKTAYPTATEADLISNIMHNYPKEGYMEKTGPLQKEPFKKRWFILDSHNRKLLYFKGRTQKSLGSSSLAQKTTVTLLATVLPNTHVETNGSLASPWRRPTGSLCLCASTRRNRESGWMPSGRSYPGPWYHRITPVSISRRVIWQ from the exons ATGGCAAACTGGGAGCAAAACAAACGGATCCTACAGGAGCTGGTGAAGCTGCCGCAGAACAGCCACTGTGCAGACTGCGGAGCACCGG ATCCAGACTGGGCGTCTTACAAGttgggtttgtttgtctgtttaaaCTGTTCTGGCATTCATCGCAACCTATCCAGCCGAGTCAAGTCCATAAAGCTTGACAACTGGGAAGATGAACTTGTTGAG TTAATGAAATCAAATGGCAATGCCAGAGCCACAGCTTTATACGAAAAAGCACTTCCTCCTTACTACTACCGGCCGCAGCAGACTGACTCTGC CGTTTTAAGAGAGCAGTGGATCCGGGCCAAATATGAACGAAAGGAATTTACAGGAGAAACCAAGTATCCACCTCCATTTTATACCACAG GCTTCTATGAAGGGATGCTGTGGAAGAAAGGAAAGGTGAAGTCACAGTTTCTAAAGAGGAAGTTTGTTCTGTCAGAGCCAGATTTTACTCTGCTTTACTACAACAAGGAAAAT GAGTCCAAAGGCCCAAAAGCCGTCATCGCTATCAAGGACCTGAACGTGACTTTTCAACCAGAGAAGATAGGTCATCCCCATGGGATGCAGATTACTTACCTCAACAGAGTCCACACTAGGAATCTTTTTGTTTATCATGAGAGTCCTGAG GAAATAGTCACATGGTACAACGCCCTTCGTGCCGTTCGCTATAAGTACCTAAAGACAGCGTACCCCACCGCAACCGAAGCAGAT CTGATAAGCAATATTATGCACAATTACCCCAAAGAGGGATACATGGAAAAGACAGGGCCTTTG caAAAGGAGCCTTTCAAAAAAAGATGGTTTATTTTGGACTCTCATAACAGGAAGTTGCTCTACTTCAAAGGCCG GACGCAGAAGAGCTTGGGGTCATCTTCATTGGCACAGAAAACAACAGTTACTCTGTTAGCGACTGTGCTCCCAAACACACACGTGGAAACAAATGGAAGTCTggcatcaccatggagacgcCCGACCGGCAGTTTGTGTTTATGTGCCAGCACGAGGAGGAACAGAGAGAGTGGCTGGATGCCCTCGGGCAGGTCATATCCAGGCCCATGGTACCACAGGATTACGCCAGTAAGCATATCAAGAAGAGTAATTTGGCAATAA
- the LOC133642885 gene encoding arf-GAP with dual PH domain-containing protein 2-like isoform X2: MANWEQNKRILQELVKLPQNSHCADCGAPDPDWASYKLGLFVCLNCSGIHRNLSSRVKSIKLDNWEDELVELMKSNGNARATALYEKALPPYYYRPQQTDSAVLREQWIRAKYERKEFTGETKYPPPFYTTGFYEGMLWKKGKVKSQFLKRKFVLSEPDFTLLYYNKENESKGPKAVIAIKDLNVTFQPEKIGHPHGMQITYLNRVHTRNLFVYHESPEEIVTWYNALRAVRYKYLKTAYPTATEADLISNIMHNYPKEGYMEKTGPLQKEPFKKRWFILDSHNRKLLYFKGRLDAEELGVIFIGTENNSYSVSDCAPKHTRGNKWKSGITMETPDRQFVFMCQHEEEQREWLDALGQVISRPMVPQDYATEANIRNKR; the protein is encoded by the exons ATGGCAAACTGGGAGCAAAACAAACGGATCCTACAGGAGCTGGTGAAGCTGCCGCAGAACAGCCACTGTGCAGACTGCGGAGCACCGG ATCCAGACTGGGCGTCTTACAAGttgggtttgtttgtctgtttaaaCTGTTCTGGCATTCATCGCAACCTATCCAGCCGAGTCAAGTCCATAAAGCTTGACAACTGGGAAGATGAACTTGTTGAG TTAATGAAATCAAATGGCAATGCCAGAGCCACAGCTTTATACGAAAAAGCACTTCCTCCTTACTACTACCGGCCGCAGCAGACTGACTCTGC CGTTTTAAGAGAGCAGTGGATCCGGGCCAAATATGAACGAAAGGAATTTACAGGAGAAACCAAGTATCCACCTCCATTTTATACCACAG GCTTCTATGAAGGGATGCTGTGGAAGAAAGGAAAGGTGAAGTCACAGTTTCTAAAGAGGAAGTTTGTTCTGTCAGAGCCAGATTTTACTCTGCTTTACTACAACAAGGAAAAT GAGTCCAAAGGCCCAAAAGCCGTCATCGCTATCAAGGACCTGAACGTGACTTTTCAACCAGAGAAGATAGGTCATCCCCATGGGATGCAGATTACTTACCTCAACAGAGTCCACACTAGGAATCTTTTTGTTTATCATGAGAGTCCTGAG GAAATAGTCACATGGTACAACGCCCTTCGTGCCGTTCGCTATAAGTACCTAAAGACAGCGTACCCCACCGCAACCGAAGCAGAT CTGATAAGCAATATTATGCACAATTACCCCAAAGAGGGATACATGGAAAAGACAGGGCCTTTG caAAAGGAGCCTTTCAAAAAAAGATGGTTTATTTTGGACTCTCATAACAGGAAGTTGCTCTACTTCAAAGGCCGGTTG GACGCAGAAGAGCTTGGGGTCATCTTCATTGGCACAGAAAACAACAGTTACTCTGTTAGCGACTGTGCTCCCAAACACACACGTGGAAACAAATGGAAGTCTggcatcaccatggagacgcCCGACCGGCAGTTTGTGTTTATGTGCCAGCACGAGGAGGAACAGAGAGAGTGGCTGGATGCCCTCGGGCAGGTCATATCCAGGCCCATGGTACCACAGGATTACGCCA CTGAGGCCAACATCAGGAATAAACGGTGA